The DNA window ACGCCCAAGCTGAACCCCGACGACTTTGATGACATTCCGCCCCTCGGCGATGAGGTGGTCGGGGGAAAGCGGGGGTTCACCCAGGCAGTTCTCGATGCGGGTCTGCACAAATCAGCGGTACAGGCCTACCTGGCGACTACCGCCTACGTGGATGTTCAGCACGGTCGCGTCCTCGATGCCTTGGCGAAGAGCCCCTACAGAGACAATACCATCGTCATCTTCATCTCGGACCACGGATTTCACCTCGCCGAGAAAGACCACTGGCAGAAGGGAACCCTCTGGGAGGAGGCCACCAATTCCATGCTGATGTGCCGCGTCCCGGGCATGACCAAGCCCGGTCGCGTCACGGAGCGCTGTGTCTCTTTGCAGGATCTCTACCCAACGCTTCTGGATCTCTGTGGCATCCCCCGACCGGCTCATGTCGACGGGAAGTCCCTGGTGCCTGTCCTCAAGAATCCTGACGTCGACTGGCGAAGCACCGCCATCAGCTACCTCTACGACCAGTATGCCAGCATCCGCACCGAGCAGTTCCGCTACATCCGCTACAAGGACGGGCAACAGGAGCTCTATGATCATCGGAAAGATCCCCATGAGTGGAAGAATGAGGTCGGCAATCCCGAATACGCGGAGGCGCTGGAGATGCTCAACAGCGAGCTTCCAGCTGTCGGAGACATGGCCAAGCAACTGGTCAGGGGTCGAAGGCAG is part of the Haloferula helveola genome and encodes:
- a CDS encoding sulfatase, yielding MKISAKLLPICLAGFFLIGARSAGAEERMNVLLLIADDLNTWILEKPERYSGKVIAPNLKKLSESGLVFTHAYTASPFCVPSRTSMFSGVSPHKSGVYHNQSNVAASAPLKTAQSLFETFSGAGYSMYGYGKITHGWRGKDVWDDKQGHKRDPRPPGAPVQSVGKGEQDWGPIHLAEDEMNDTGGANRAIAILKQEHEGPFFLAYGTFNPHMAWFVPQKYFEMFPMDEVRTPKLNPDDFDDIPPLGDEVVGGKRGFTQAVLDAGLHKSAVQAYLATTAYVDVQHGRVLDALAKSPYRDNTIVIFISDHGFHLAEKDHWQKGTLWEEATNSMLMCRVPGMTKPGRVTERCVSLQDLYPTLLDLCGIPRPAHVDGKSLVPVLKNPDVDWRSTAISYLYDQYASIRTEQFRYIRYKDGQQELYDHRKDPHEWKNEVGNPEYAEALEMLNSELPAVGDMAKQLVRGRRQ